In one window of Toxotes jaculatrix isolate fToxJac2 chromosome 10, fToxJac2.pri, whole genome shotgun sequence DNA:
- the etf1a gene encoding eukaryotic peptide chain release factor subunit 1: MADDPSAADRNVEIWKIKKLIKSLEAARGNGTSMISLIIPPKDQISRVAKMLADEFGTASNIKSRVNRLSVLGAITSVQQRLKLYNKVPPNGLVVYCGTIVTEEGKEKKVNIDFEPFKPINTSLYLCDNKFHTEALTALLSDDSKFGFIVIDGSGALFGTLQGNTREVLHKFTVDLPKKHGRGGQSALRFARLRMEKRHNYVRKVAETAVQLFVSNDKVNVAGMVLAGSADFKTELSQSDMFDPRLQAKVLKLVDISYGGENGFNQAIELSAEVLSNVKFIQEKKLIGRYFDEISQDTGKYCFGVEDTLKALEMGAVEILIVYENLDTMRYILRVHGAESNGAENDEKTLYLTPEQEKDKSHFTDKETGQEHELIESMPLLEWFANNYKKFGATLEIVTDKSQEGSQFVKGFGGIGGILRYRVDFQGMEYQGEDDEIFDLDDY, encoded by the exons ATGGCGGACGACCCCAGCGCGGCGGATAGGAACGTGGAGATATGGAAAATCAAGAAGCTGATCAAAAGTTTGGAAGCTGCCCGTGG tAATGGCACCAGTATGATCTCACTGATCATCCCTCCTAAGGACCAGATATCCAGAGTGGCCAAGATGTTGGCTGATGAGTTTGGCACTGCTTCCAACATCAAGAGCCGAGTCAACAGGCTCTCTGTACTCGGGGCCATCACCTCTGTACAGCAAAGACTAAAACTCTACAACAAGG TGCCACCCAATGGTTTGGTCGTGTACTGTGGCACCATTGTGACGGAGGAAGGCAAGGAGAAGAAAGTCAATATCGACTTTGAGCCTTTTAAGCCAATCAACACTTCCCTGTACCTCTGCGACAACAAGTTCCATACTGAA GCATTGACAGCCCTGCTCTCTGATGACAGTAAGTTTGGCTTTATTGTGATCGACGGTAGTGGGGCACTGTTCGGCACACTGCAGGGCAACACCAGGGAGGTGTTGCACAAGTTCACTGTGGACCTACCCAAGAAGCACG gCAGAGGAGGTCAGTCTGCTCTGCGTTTTGCTCGTCTGAGAATGGAGAAGAGGCACAACTATGTGAGAAAAGTGGCTGAGACGGCTGTCCAGCTCTTTGTGTCCAACGACAAAGTTAATGTGGCAGGAATGGTCTTGGCTGGCTCCGCCGACTTCAAGACCGAGCTCAGCCAGTCTGACATGTTCGACCCA AGGTTACAGGCCAAGGTTCTGAAGCTGGTGGACATCTCCTACGGGGGAGAGAATGGTTTCAACCAGGCTATCGAGCTCTCAGCAGAGGTTCTCTCTAATGTCAAGTTCATCCAGGAGAAGAAGCTCATAG GGCGGTACTTCGATGAGATCAGTCAGGACACGGGGAAGTACTGTTTTGGTGTGGAGGACACACTCAAAGCCCTGGAGATGGGAGCGGTGGAGATCCTCATAGTCTACGAGAACTTAGACACTATGCGTTATATTCTACGTGTGCATGGGGCAGAGAGTAACGGAGCAGAGAACG ATGAGAAGACTTTGTACCTAACGCCAGAGCAGGAGAAAGACAAGTCTCACTTCACAGACAAGGAG ACGGGGCAGGAACATGAGCTGATTGAGAGCATGCCGCTGCTGGAGTGGTTTGCAAACAACTACAAGAAGTTTGGAGCCACGCTGGAGATCGTCACAGACAAGAGCCAGGAAGGGTCCCAGTTTGTCAAGGGCTTTGGAGGCATCGGGG